Within the Mycobacterium gordonae genome, the region ACAACGAGTTCGGGTCCCGGCAGGGCCTGGCGCAGGGTTATGCCCTGCGCCTGGCCGACCGGCTGGTCGACACTGTCAAAGGTGCGCTGGACGCCAACATCGGCAACATCTACGAGTCGTTCCTGCAGGGCTTCCGGTCGTTCTTCGTCGAGACGGCGGCCGACCCGTTGGTGATCTCGTTGCTGACCGGAGTGGCCAAGCCCGACCTGCTGCAGCTCATCACCACCGACAGCGCGCCCATCATCACCCGGGCGTCGGAGCGGCTGGCCACGGCCTTCACCCAGACGTGGTTGGCCACCAGCGACGACGACGCCAACGTGCTGTCGCGGGCGATCGTCCGGTTGTGCTTGAGCTACGTGTCCATGCCGCCCGAGGCTGACCACGACGTGGCGGCGGATCTGGCCAGGATGATGACCCCGTTCGCGGAGCGGCACGGCGTCATCAACGTCCCCTGACCAGGACGGCACATGACCGGAGGCTACAGTGAGTCCAGCAGAGCAATGAGGCTGACGCAGCTGCTCGGATTCGCTTGAGCCCCCAAAGAAGGATGTAAACCCCTATGACGACGCTCGAAAATTCGCTGACCCCCGACGTTCGCAACGGCATCGACTTCAAAGTTGCCGACCTGTCGCTGGCGGATTTCGGCCGCAAAGAACTCCGGATCGCCGAGCACGAGATGCCCGGCCTGATGTCACTGCGCCGCGAATACGCCGAGGTGCAGCCGCTGAAGGGAGCCCGTATCTCGGGTTCGCTGCACATGACCGTCCAGACCGCGGTGCTGATCGAGACCCTGACCGCGCTGGGTGCCGAAGTTCGGTGGGCGTCGTGCAACATCTTCTCGACCCAAGACCATGCGGCGGCCGCCGTCGTTGTCGGCCCGCATGGCACACCCGAAGAGCCCAAGGGTGTCCCGGTGTTCGCCTGGAAGGGTGAGACGCTCGAGGAGTACTGGTGGGCCGCCGAGCAGATGCTCACCTGGCCGGACGAGGACAAGCCGGCCAACATGATTCTTGACGACGGCGGCGACGCCACCATGATGGTGCTGCGCGGTATGCAGTACGAGAAGGCCGGCGTCGTGCCGCCCGCC harbors:
- the alkX gene encoding TetR family transcriptional regulator AlkX, which translates into the protein MVAPVKRIPYAEASRALLRDSVLDAMRDLLLTRDWSAITLSDVARAAGISRQTIYNEFGSRQGLAQGYALRLADRLVDTVKGALDANIGNIYESFLQGFRSFFVETAADPLVISLLTGVAKPDLLQLITTDSAPIITRASERLATAFTQTWLATSDDDANVLSRAIVRLCLSYVSMPPEADHDVAADLARMMTPFAERHGVINVP